From one Anopheles bellator chromosome 1, idAnoBellAS_SP24_06.2, whole genome shotgun sequence genomic stretch:
- the LOC131205729 gene encoding cysteine--tRNA ligase, cytoplasmic — MAKRVQPTWQVPEEKPAPRLHLYNSLTRRKEPFVPRDGRNVQWYSCGPTVYDASHMGHARSYISFDILRRVLADYFGYNVLYVMNITDIDDKIIKRARQNHLYERYLEEAKVAPLERLLDDSQEVMAAFRENVARTTDTDKRTMMDRMLERLTVAVDNLSLAVSSGDAAKIDQAQEQLLRDSKDPLSDHLDAKRGSSVTENAIFETLPRYWEDEFHKDMRALNVRPADVLTRVSEYVPQIVAYIERIIANGLAYEANGSVYFDVARFDGRPQHHYAKLVPEAYGDAKQLQEGEGDLSTGEDRLGEKRSPNDFALWKASKAGEPWWASPWGKGRPGWHIECSAMASDICGDYLDIHTGGVDLKFPHHDNELAQSEAHDGSSEWVKYFLHTGHLTIAGCKMSKSLKNFVTIQQALERHTATQLRLAFLLHSWKDTLDYSDNTMEMAVQYERLLNEFFLNVKDLTRHVLTGQPRDTFDPWTPVEAALERKFGETKAAVHEALCDNVDTRTALDAIRGLVSLSNVYIKEHRGALNALLLRRIATYCTDLLHIFGAIEGPRGGIGFPISSGGAGNTATGDLEQIVMPYLSTLAEFRMAVREQARTLKATDILKLCDTLRDDLLPALGVRLEDRDDGTPSALKLVPAEQLLKEREAKRAEEMRRAEEKERKRAETAAAQAAKDAQRKINPTEMFLGETDKYSAFDSTTGLPTHDTEGKEVSKGQLKKLQKLQQAQEKRYQEYLASSRT; from the exons CCACGCCCGATCCTACATCAGCTTCGACATACTGCGCCGTGTGCTGGCCGATTACTTCGGCTACAACGTACTGTACGTGATGAACATTACCGACATCGACGACAAGATCATCAAGCGGGCCCGACAGAACCACCTGTACGAGCGGTACCTTGAGGAAGCGAAGGTGGCCCCCCTCGAGCGGTTACTCGACGATAGCCAGGAGGTGATGGCTGCGTTCCGAGAGAACGTCGCACGCACCACCGATACCGACAAGCGTACGATGATGGACCGGATGTTGGAGCGGCtaacggtggcggtggacaaTCTCAGCCTTGCGGTCAGTAGTGGCGACGcagcaaaaatcgatcaagCGCAGGAGCAGTTGTTGCGCGACTCGAAAGATCCCCTCTCGGATCATCTCGATGCGAAGCGGGGCTCCTCGGTGACGGAGAATGCGATTTTCGAAACGCTACCGCGGTACTGGGAGGACGAGTTTCACAAGGATATGCGTGCGCTGAATGTGCGACCGGCCGACGTACTGACGCGGGTCAGCGAGTACGTACCGCAGATTGTGGCGTACATCGAGCGTATCATCGCCAACGGGCTGGCTTACGAAGCGAACGGATCGGTATACTTTGATGTGGCACGGTTCGATGGCCGCCCGCAGCACCATTACGCGAAACTCGTCCCGGAAGCGTACGGGGACGCGAAGCAGCTGCAGGAGGGCGAAGGCGATCTAAGCACCGGTGAAGATAGGTTGGGCGAGAAACGATCGCCGAATGATTTCGCACTCTGGAAAGCAAGCAAAGCGGGCGAACCGTGGTGGGCGAGCCCCTGGGGCAAGGGCCGTCCCGGGTGGCACATCGAGTGCTCGGCCATGGCTTCGGACATTTGCGGGGACTACTTGGACATCCACACCGGAGGCGTGGATCTCAAGTTCCCCCATCACGACAACGAGCTAGCACAGAGCGAGGCGCACGACGGGAGTAGCGAGTGGGTCAAGTACTTCCTGCACACGGGTCACCTCACGATCGCTGGCTGCAAGATGTCGAAATCGTTGAAAAACTTTGTCACCATTCAGCAGGCACTCGAACGCCACACGGCCACCCAGCTGCGGTTAGCGTTTTTGCTGCACTCGTGGAAGGACACGCTCGATTACTCCGACAACACGATGGAGATGGCCGTCCAGTACGAGCGGCTGTTGAACGAGTTCTTCCTCAACGTGAAGGATCTCACGCGCCATGTGCTGACGGGGCAACCACGCGATACCTTCGATCCGTGGACTCCCGTTGAGGCCGCGTTGGAGCGTAAGTTCGGTGAGACGAAAGCTGCCGTCCACGAAGCACTCTGCGATAACGTTGACACGCGAACCGCACTCGATGCTATCCGAGGGCTCGTGTCTTTGAGCAACGTGTACATTAAGGAGCACCGAGGTGCCCTCAACGCGCTACTTCTCCGGCGTATCGCTACGTACTGCACGGATCTGTTGCACATCTTCGGGGCCATCGAAGGACCACGGGGTGGCATCGGGTTCCCGATCAGTTCCGGTGGAGCTGGAAACACTGCCACGGGTGAT CTCGAACAGATCGTTATGCCGTATCTCTCCACGCTGGCCGAGTTCCGCATGGCCGTTCGCGAGCAGGCTCGCACGCTGAAGGCGACCGATATCCTTAAACTTTGCGACACCCTTCGCGACGATCTTCTGCCAGCGCTGGGCGTGCGGCTCGAAGATCGCGACGACGGGACACCGTCCGCGCTCAAACTGGTCCCGGCCGAACAGCTCTTGAAGGAGCGTGAAGCAAAACGAGCGGAAGAGATGCGCCGGGCGGAGGAAAAAGAACGTAAACGAGCGGAAACAGCAGCGGCGCAAGCGGCAAAGGATGCCCAGCGAAAGATTAACCCGACGGAGATGTTCCTCGGCGAGACGGACAAGTACTCGGCATTCGATTCGACCACCGGACTGCCAACGCACGATACAGAAGGGAAAGAAGTTAGCAAGGGCCAGCTGAAGAAGCTGCAGAAACTGCAACAAGCGCAAGAGAAGCGCTACCAGGAGTATCTGGCGTCGAGCAGGACGTGA
- the LOC131206641 gene encoding uncharacterized protein LOC131206641 — MFTCQCLNVSIATNDETVLERLKTNSNLSRPVIGELQTTPRELVSFFKEAIGPLAEVDVRVRLVTLLKTIPFEGWKIGKCVNCDCHVFARDARNLSNLFVNASLATTNETISRLATLENYSQTYKLVLDPRSNGFRGFFRKEQYRGLFTAAANTVDSTNDRNELLETYREFMLAKTQAANERIARFTQEQNELLSAIRDRAEQDFLFLAQTFVPELVDSASGTAAGTALLARSDSDRRMVVEEEQSQPVMGDDGQQRTEDGSTVVNSSKALEQLLAAAATSTGSVTPSAVGSEMETPPPTPECMPMSTGNSPPSIAATSASGGSTSSSVASKTNGARSVVGPLDGGAGSAASVFQNRAGVFNTTVGNTINNNHTKTTTTTGSIDLGAINNKSTPAQQLHSISTNRFANHPSPMAAPVVSSGGDLTMTGTASSHARFSGGQQQQSSPDSDCLFDIDGMENDKTPPPDTFSDEDECDFDDATDNNNREGGVCIPRYQQYGRQHSSIAKSLPISAPKTMTQFRANEDDLDEMTEDNVDIAASIKALAKSVHGDAVFGDLPRPQVQRFPSQI; from the exons GCCATCGGACCACTGGCAGAGGTCGACGTGCGCGTCCGGCTGGTGACGCTGCTGAAGACAATCCCGTTCGAAGGATGGAAGATCGGGAAGTGCGTGAACTGTGACTGTCACGTGTTTGCGCGCGATGCGCGAAACTTGTCGAATCTCTTCGTCAACGCGTCGCTTGCG ACCACCAATGAAACGATTAGCCGGCTGGCTACGCTAGAGAACTACTCACAAACCTACAAACTGGTGCTCGATCCGCGCTCGAACGGCTTCCGGGGCTTCTTCCGGAAGGAACAGTACCGGGGCCTGTTCACCGCTGCCGCCAACACCGTCGACAGTACGAACGATCGGAACGAGCTTCTGGAAACGTACCGCGAGTTTATGCTCGCGAAAACGCAGGCCGCCAACGAGCGCATCGCTCGTTTCACTCAGGAGCAGAACGAGCTGCTGTCTGCCATCCGCGATCGGGCCGAGCAAGATTTTCTGTTCCTAGCGCAAACATTTGTACCTGAGCTAGTAGATAGCGCAAGTGGCACCGCGGCCGGGACCGCTTTGTTGGCCCGCTCCGACAGTGATCGCCGCATGGTGGTAGAAGAGGAGCAATCGCAACCGGTGATGGGCGACGACGGACAGCAACGAACGGAGGACGGATCGACGGTGGTGAACTCGTCGAAAGcgctcgagcagctgctcgctgccgccgctaCCAGCACCGGATCAGTGACGCCCAGTGCCGTAGGAAGTGAGATGGaaacgccgccaccgacaccggagTGTATGCCAATGTCGACTGGCAACAGTCCACCGTCAATCGCGGCCACTTCCGCTAGCGGTGGTAGCACCTCTTCGTCGGTGGCCTCGAAAACTAACGGAGCGCGCAGTGTCGTCGGACCTctcgatggtggtgccggtaGCGCCGCGAGCGTTTTCCAGAACCGCGCGGGTGTTTTTAACACCACCGTAGGTAACACCATTAACAACAACCACACGAAaactaccactactactggTAGTATCGACCTAGGTGCCATCAACAATAAATCCACACCAGCGCAGCAGCTACATTCCATCAGTACAAATCGATTTGCCAATCACCCGTCACCGATGGCAGCGCCGGTGGTCAGTTCCGGCGGTGATCTGACGATGACGGGCACCGCGAGCTCTCACGCTAGGTTCAGCGgcggacagcagcaacaaagtTCGCCCGACTCAGACTGCCTGTTCGATATTGATGGCATGGAGAACGACAAAACGCCACCGCCGGATACCTTCTCCGACGAGGATGAGTGCGATTTCGACG ACGCTACCGACAATAACAACCGGGAGGGCGGAGTGTGCATCCCGCGCTACCAACAGTACGGTCGGCAGCACAGCTCGATCGCGAAAAGTCTTCCTATTTCGGCGCCGAAGACAATGACACAGTTCCGCGCGAACGAAGATGATCTCGATGAG ATGACGGAGGACAATGTAGATATTGCGGCCAGCATAAAGGCGCTGGCCAAAAGCGTCCACGGGGACGCCGTGTTCGGTGATCTGCCTCGACCGCAGGTGCAGCGGTTCCCGTCGCAAATCTGA